CAGATTTGTTGTCCTTGAACTTGTCCACTATGCCACGCACTTCCGCTGCGTGCCCTACAAGCTCCAGGATGTGCTCGGTGAAATTGCCTTTCCTGTACTCGTCGCGCATCGAAAAGACTTCCGGCGGGAATTCCAGGAACTCCTCAAAAGTCCTGAGGAAAATTTCCTTGAAATGCCCGGCATAGCTTTCATGGCAGCCGAAAGGATCAGGCGCGTCGGAAACGGAAAAGCCTATGAACTCCTTGAATGACTGCGGAACCCCCTCCGGAATTCCCCTCAGCGGGTCCATGTCCTCGGTGACATAGATGAATTTCGCGCGCGATTCATGCTCCGCAAGGGCGCGGAAGGCCGCTTCGCCGCGGATGATGTCACTCAGCCTGCCGATATGCAGGACGCCCGAAAGAGAAGAGGAGCTTTTCACGCTCGGCGATTTTATTTCCGGAATTTCATCCGGCAAAAAATGGAATTTTTTCCTTTCCAAAACCTGGCGCGCAATCTTGTCGGCCCAGAACAGAGAATCCGAAGGCATAACAACAACATTCCAGAAAAAAAATAAAAATGCGCCAGTGAAACGCAAAAACAAACATCAGATTTAAAAACAGAAGAACTCTTATAAATAACGCTGAAAAGCAATCACCAACAAAGAGGTGTAAAATAAAATGGCAGCTAAAAAAAAGAAAGCTAAAAAGAAGTAAATGATTGAAGAAATCATTTAGTTTTATTTTCTATTTCTATTTTTCTTTTTTTGTGCAGGCAAAATTTCTGCCAGACTTCCGCATGCGCGGCATTCCGCAACGCGCGTCGCGGCATGCGATACCGGCCAGACGGATAGAAGATTGAAGCGGCTTTTGGCTTTGCCCCGACCTACGGCGGGCTGAAGCCCGCCGGGTCGTAAAACCAAAATGCAACCGAAAATTGCGACGGCGCCTAAATAGGACCCGGTACCTGCACGGGCACGCAACGGCCGGAAAAAGTGGGAAGGGCGGGAATTGAACCCGCGACACCACGGTCTTCAGCCGTGTGCTCTACCAGACTGAGCTACCTTCCCTTGCAAACCAATATTCTGCGAAACCCTTAATATGAATGGTGCCCGTTGATTGCCTGCCCGTAGTCCACAATAGTGAACGCCTTTTCTGGTGCACGCGCTCGAATGCCGCGCAACCGCGCGCAGCGCTATGCGAGCAAAGCGAGCATGGTGCATCGGACCCGGCGGACGAAACCGCCGAGACGAGCCCGGAGGGATTCGAACCCTCGACACGCGGCTTAAAAGGCCGCTGCTCTACCAGGCTGAGCTACGGGCCCAAAAAGGGCCAACTTGGGTAAAAACCGCAAGCAGGACTTTAACAGATTTGCCTCTGAAAAGGAATTTAAATCATTTCCCCGCTGTCTGCGGGGCTATTTCCTTGAGGCCATTCATGTGGGGCTGAAGCGCTTTCGGCACCTTGAGCGTTCCATCTACTGTCTGATAATGCTCCAGAATCAGGCGCAGCATCCTTGACGTCGCAACCTCAGTATTGTTGAGCGTATGCACCAGCCCCTTGCTGTTATCCTTTTTTCTGAACCGGATGTTAAGCCTTGCCGCCTGGTATGAAGTGCAGTTCGAGCAGGACATGAGCTCGATGAACTTGTCTTCTCTCGGGGAATAGCCTTCGACATCGAATTTTTTTGCTGCGACCGTCCCGATGTCTCCGGTGCAGACGCCGACAACCCGATAGGGAATGTCAAGCTGCTGCAGCAGCCATTCCGAATTCGCAAGCAGTTGTTCGTGGAATTTGCCGGAGTCCTCGGGCCTGCAGAAAATGAACTGCTCGATTTTGCTGAACTGGTGAACCCGGAACAATCCCCGTTCATCCAGGCCATGCTTTCCGACCTCGCGCCGGAAGCAGGCGGAAAGGCCGCAGTATTTCAATGGAAGCTCTTCTTCCTTCAGGATTTCGTCCATGTGCATTGCGGCCATCGGATGCTCGGAAGTCGCAATGAGGTAGAGGTCCTCGCCTTCAATCTTGTACATCACGTTTTCAAAGTCCGCCAGGTCGGTTACGCCTTCATACGGCCTGCGGCGCAGGAGGAAAGGCGGCTCTATGAGCATGAATCCTTTTTTCACAAGATCCTCGATTGCAAGGCGCTGCAGGGCGAGGTCCATCAAGG
The sequence above is drawn from the Candidatus Diapherotrites archaeon genome and encodes:
- the serS gene encoding serine--tRNA ligase is translated as MIDIEIIRSDPDSVRRSMKKRNDKEKLAWFEELLKLDLEWRSLKGSADELRSARNSITEEIKSLKAKGKSIEKKLAEAKALPQKIKESEAGLSELREKIDYYLMRLPNILDDSVPTGKDSSENPVVKKHGVQKKPSFPLRHHGEFAEGLGLADFERAVKISGTGFFILKGQLALMDLALQRLAIEDLVKKGFMLIEPPFLLRRRPYEGVTDLADFENVMYKIEGEDLYLIATSEHPMAAMHMDEILKEEELPLKYCGLSACFRREVGKHGLDERGLFRVHQFSKIEQFIFCRPEDSGKFHEQLLANSEWLLQQLDIPYRVVGVCTGDIGTVAAKKFDVEGYSPREDKFIELMSCSNCTSYQAARLNIRFRKKDNSKGLVHTLNNTEVATSRMLRLILEHYQTVDGTLKVPKALQPHMNGLKEIAPQTAGK